In Macaca nemestrina isolate mMacNem1 chromosome 14, mMacNem.hap1, whole genome shotgun sequence, the sequence GTTTGAAACGGATGCTCTGCCTGGCCTCAGGCCTGCAGCCACTCCCGGCTGAGCGTGGGCTCTCCCCGGCGCAAAGAAATTGTTTTCCGAATGCTCCTCGCTCTTAGGAAACCTGGGAAGGAGCAGCCGGGTGGAAGTGAAAAGCACATGTATTGTGTTCCTCTGCACCTTTGACCAACTGCCAGTTACAGGGATCTAGGGGAGGGGTGTTTGGGTCCAGGCAACAGGAGCTCCATCTCCCCAAAGGCAAGGCACCCAGAACCCAGACTGTGGGGGCGGCCAGCATTCCAGTATGGTTTTGCAGTTGTCACAccttttatttgaaaagatacaCACGACATATTCTGATTTTGAACAAATGAAATGCAACCTTGCTGTAGCAAAAACGTATTCCTTCCCAATGCATCTCCCAGGAGACTCCTGGCCGGGCTAACACTGGGCTGCGGAGAAGGGCGGCCGTCAGAGGGGAAGGCTCACCACAGCAGGGGCTTCTTGCCAGGGGGATCTGGTGCTAAAGGGATGGAGAAGGGGATCGGATTCTTTTTTTCCGTTTTTAACTTTCAGAACCATCCTCTGTACCCAGTGGAATGTACTCATTTGCACTCTGATGTCAGCTGCAGTTGTCCCTATAGACTGTCACAACTTTGATTACCCAACTGTAAGCCCTCAGCCCGCTGCCTGGCTCTGCTATTCCCATTCATGGCCCAGCCACAGCCTCAGCTCCCTGCCCCTGGGGCCAGGGGGCTGCTCCGAGTCAGAGCCCCAGGGGAAGAGAGAGGCTGGGACGACCGAGGCGCCAAGACAGCCTCCTTTTTGACACTGCCTAGTTTTTCGCTTCAGCAAAGTTGGAAATCAAAAGCAAGCACCCTCCTAACCTGTCCTTCCATGGATCGTTCATCGTAACCATGCCTACACCACCTGGGTGTCGTGGTCTTTGAGACTGGGGGAGAAGGCAGGAGTGAAGACAATGGGGGTGAGTCCAAACAGCAAACCCTTCCAAGGCATCCTGGCCCTTCACCGACGACCGAAGCGGAAGCTGAAGCCGCCTTTCTTCCTGCTGTAGCCATTGAGCTCCTCAGCCAGGTTCCCTAACGGGCCGCTGGCCTTCACCCCTCCGGCAGGGAGGAAGTCGTCGGCCTCACTGCCTTCATCCTGCCTCCCGAAGCGGAACCTGCAGCCGGCATGCTCTCTGCCCGATGTCTGCAGCCCTCTGGTTATGACAAGCAGGGCCTGTGGCTGTGAAGCTCTCGGCCACCGAGAGGAGCCCCACACAGAGTGGGGTCGGGGCCCCTTGGCCAGGTCGGCCCAGCTTTCTCTGGCTCCAGTGCCACCCATGGCGTCTGTGGGCTCTCTTCTGTCCAGTAGAGGAAAGCAGGTGCCCAgtggcaggaggaggaggcagacCAGGGGGTAGGACCTTACCATCTGACCCAGAGGAAAGAGAGGCAGAGTTACAAGCTGCACGTGTGGCCAAGTGCAACTCACCACAATGTTTCCCCGGGACAGGCCGCCAGCATAGGTGTGAACAGAGGGCTCAGCTGAGCCCGGCTTCTGAGCAATGCTGGGACTAGGCCACTGTTGTATTAGGATCTGGAGGTGACTGTACCAATTAGGCCGGTTCTTTTCCTGCAGTCCCcacgatctgcctgcctgggcagCTTAGCGCTGTAAATCCACTGCTGGATGGCAGAGCAGTGCCCAGGCGGCCCCGGGAGAGTCAGCAAATTTAtgctcatttttctcttattataaaATAGCCGTATCATTGCAGAACTGTGGGGTGGAAAGTTAAAAGCATCAATCTCCCTTAGTTTTCAACTTAATACTAAATGGGTCTAGCTCTGCCGTTTAGCTGGGACATCCTGCTAATGTCTCTTTCACGTGGGAACAAGTTGCTCCTGAAAGCCAGAAACAGATTTGATGGTCCTGGCCTAATTCGGACACCCACCTGGGAAGGAGCGTGCAGACGCCGCTGGGGCCTGGGCACCATAGGTCTGCCAGGCTCCGAGCTAAGAGCTCTCACGTGATTGTACTTCATCTTCTTAGTCATCCTGCTAGGTAGGTCCTGCCAGTCCCACTTTTTCAGGCAACAAAACTCAGAAAAACAGATTGTgcccaggccacacagctagaaagtggagGCTCTGAATTCACAATTGTAATGGCCGGATGGCTTCTTCAAGAAGCATACGTATCTGCTAGGTCCTCCCAACCCTCCTGTTTCGCAGGCGTGGCGTCAGGCTCAAACAGCTGAGGTGACTTGCCCCAGATCGCATGGCCTTACCAGTGCCAGAGCTGGAGTTCAGTCCCAGATCTAACTGGGCTTGACTCAGGAAGGCGTGCCCTAAGTCCCTACTCTGTACTCCACATGGCACTCGGGGTATCTGAAACCCATCCTCCTGGAATGAACCTGCCCTGGAAGCACTTGCTCCCTTGTCTGGCAAAGGAAGCCTTTTTGACAGTGACTGCAGGGGAGCTGGAGCTGGCTTGTCCTCTGCTGAGTCAAACTGAGGCTAGAATAGAGAGCACCGGCCCTGGAGAAGACAGTACAGGAGTCCCCAGAGCCCTTTCCAGAAATGGCTCCCTTGAACACATTTCAAAGAAGCGAGCTCAGCcaggaagcttttaaaaaaataataaacgcAACCCCAATTTCTACCCGAATCCAGTTCGAAGCTTCTCTTGTCCCCCAGGGATGGAGCGACCTCCCTCACATACCACCAGGAAAACCTTCCCATCAGGGCACAGAGTGGGGCTTCCACGAGGTGGTTTTCCGCAGGGGCCCAGCCCCATTCCCTCCTCATAGAAAGCACTCTGCTGACTGTGATGTGGACCGGGGACCGTTCCATCCTGGTGGATGAATCCACCTGGGAGTAGCCGCTGGGTGTCTAGAAAGGAGACACCCTGACACAGAGCAGGCCCTGGACCCCTTCATGCACCCCTTTGAGAATCTGGTAGAAACTGGGGGTGTTCATCACTGGAAAGGGGGCCCCAGCCAAGTCAGGGCTTCAGGCCCAcagccaggaagcagcagggaaagCACAGGGGTGAGGCTGGGTCGCAGCCCTGGCAGGGCAGCCGTGACCAGTCTGTGCTGCTCCGGGCTGTTGGCATGTGAGGCACTGGTGTCCCCTCTCCGGGTCCTCCCTCCCTGTGCGTCTGTGTGCCCTCTGACTGCCCGTGCCTGGCTCCTGCCCGGGCAGGGCCTGAGCTGCAGTTCCTGCTGGGGACAGGGCATCTGTGCTCACCGTGTGGCTGGGACTGCTCCCAGGAGGGCTGGCTGGTGGATTCTTGGGCtccggggctgggctgggcagagcTGCTCTGGGTCCTCGTCCAGGAGGCATGGGCCCTAGGCTCTCCCCGCTTTATATGGCCCGCAGTGTGCTTGCCGCTGTGCCGACTGCCTGCTGCGCATTCCTGACCCTGGGATTCCATTGGGGACGCCGGTGGTGAAGGGGGCAGTGCTGACTGcattgattaaaaaaaacctAACACAGGATGTGGTCTGATGAGAGGGCAGGCGGGCTGCCCTTTGGAGGAGAGCAGACAGCATCATTAACTGCAAATTGCGGGCAC encodes:
- the QRF gene encoding orexigenic neuropeptide QRFP; translation: MVRSYPLVCLLLLPLGTCFPLLDRREPTDAMGGTGARESWADLAKGPRPHSVWGSSRWPRASQPQALLVITRGLQTSGREHAGCRFRFGRQDEGSEADDFLPAGGVKASGPLGNLAEELNGYSRKKGGFSFRFGRR